A portion of the Mytilus galloprovincialis chromosome 12, xbMytGall1.hap1.1, whole genome shotgun sequence genome contains these proteins:
- the LOC143055076 gene encoding uncharacterized protein LOC143055076, giving the protein MGCLSQPYILLLTSAALILIAISVASGTLAKSVKWTFYNEAIDYGFGYILYMYAYQNLWTSYDIWKTGDQVYTKVFIPTEFRDDSWRLIPRLLILTAVGLGLLSFIVLLVGSLVPVFNRKPAVLNAWRIGSSVISLCAGGLLVGCLVYYEDHYQSILSVLFYNKANQYPDTDNISVGYYLTAFASAMFFASSIINIVNVVILIKSSKASVKPIELLQETKE; this is encoded by the exons ATGGGATGTTTGTCACAACCGTATATACTTTTGTTAACATCAGCCGCTTTGATACTAATAGCTATATCTGTCGCTAGTGGCACACTCGCTAAGTCTGTTAAATGGACTTTTTACAATGAAGCAATAGACTATGGATTcggatatattttatatatgtatgctTACCAAAACTTGTGGACCAGCTACGATATATGGAAAACCGGTGATCAAGTGTACACAAAAGTGTTCATACCAACTGAGTTTAGAGACG ATTCATGGCGACTCATACCACGGCTACTTATTCTGACTGCTGTTGGATTAGGACTATTGTCCTTTATTGTCCTTTTGGTAGGAAGTCTAGTGCCAGTTTTTAACAGGAAACCAGCTGTTTTGAATGCCTGGAGGATAGGATCATCGGTTATTTCATTATGTGCAG GAGGACTTCTTGTTGGGTGTTTGGTCTACTACGAGGATCATTACCAGTCCATTTTGTCAGTTCTATTCTATAATAAAGCTAACCAATATCCAGACACAGACAACATTTCAGTCGGATACTACCTGACAGCATTTGCAAGTGCAATGTTTTTTGCATCTTCTATTATCAATATTGTAAATGTTGTTATACTTATCAAATCAAGCAAAGCCTCGGTAAAACCTATTGAATTACTTCAGGAAACAAAGGAATAA